In Fretibacterium sp. OH1220_COT-178, one genomic interval encodes:
- a CDS encoding DUF4139 domain-containing protein, with translation MLSMLAKTILFSGALVFFALPSAADTPPVRSVDVYPRGARFVFRHLPTEDEFQFELPGAFIPESVRLLNPRGVTDLKVLGQARKGWVPPSLVSLRERIDAQGRSIDALNAQKTSLEQTRTMLNAIHPKEAEAKDLLSYIENAQNLRLRVENELAELAESLRTAHEELERLERELEERSPADADRFVRVSGRTTLREPLLFEAHTGAARWGLHYVMDLNSTTGAIDVRMIASAAQGTGLDYSGDVLFHSRRPADSVSPPALNPLRVALERKEDDRHRNFVLKDSQRAVNAPMMAAKEMEDAADLPEIESTLSNVTVRGRGTLEGDGSPADVALGELSLASTPVLVLIPEQRSEAWIVASMDSIPAPLMPGAAELMVDGRPSGRTRIPEYGLGQTQLPFGSVPRLTAKKVPLVESTGSSWLGGSGIFKGGYVLEITSGLDAEREVSVRDRLPIPVDERIKLEVKKMDPEPTERDAENRLTWKLSLKPGETRRILVEYSLTYPSGQNLEYR, from the coding sequence ATGTTGTCCATGCTCGCCAAGACGATTTTGTTCTCGGGGGCCCTCGTCTTTTTTGCCCTCCCCTCCGCGGCGGACACCCCGCCCGTCCGGTCCGTCGACGTCTACCCCAGGGGTGCGAGGTTCGTCTTCAGACACCTTCCCACAGAGGATGAATTTCAGTTCGAGCTTCCGGGCGCCTTCATCCCGGAGAGCGTCCGCCTTCTGAACCCCAGGGGCGTGACGGACCTCAAGGTCCTCGGCCAGGCGCGCAAGGGCTGGGTTCCGCCCTCCCTCGTTTCCCTCAGGGAGCGGATCGATGCCCAGGGACGGTCCATCGACGCCCTGAACGCCCAAAAAACGTCCCTGGAGCAGACCCGGACCATGCTCAACGCCATCCACCCCAAGGAGGCCGAGGCCAAGGACCTGCTCTCCTATATCGAGAACGCCCAAAACCTGCGGCTTCGGGTCGAGAACGAGCTGGCGGAGCTGGCCGAGTCCTTGCGAACCGCCCATGAGGAGCTGGAACGCCTGGAGCGGGAACTCGAGGAGCGGAGCCCCGCGGACGCCGACCGGTTCGTCCGGGTCTCCGGGCGAACGACCCTGCGCGAGCCGCTGCTCTTCGAGGCGCACACGGGAGCCGCCCGCTGGGGCCTGCACTACGTCATGGACCTGAACAGCACGACCGGCGCCATCGACGTCCGGATGATCGCCTCCGCCGCACAGGGGACGGGTCTCGACTACTCCGGCGACGTGCTCTTCCACTCCCGGCGTCCCGCGGACTCCGTATCTCCCCCCGCCCTGAACCCGCTCCGTGTGGCCCTGGAGCGGAAGGAGGACGACCGGCACCGGAACTTCGTCCTCAAAGACTCGCAGAGGGCGGTCAACGCGCCCATGATGGCGGCCAAGGAGATGGAGGACGCCGCCGACCTCCCGGAGATCGAGTCGACCCTTTCGAATGTGACCGTTCGCGGCCGGGGGACGCTCGAGGGGGACGGCTCCCCTGCGGACGTCGCGCTCGGCGAGCTCTCGCTCGCCAGCACGCCCGTCCTGGTCCTGATCCCCGAACAGCGGTCCGAGGCATGGATCGTCGCCAGCATGGACTCCATCCCGGCCCCCCTGATGCCCGGGGCGGCGGAGCTGATGGTGGACGGCCGCCCGTCCGGGCGGACCCGGATCCCGGAATACGGGCTGGGGCAGACCCAGCTTCCCTTCGGATCCGTTCCGCGGCTCACCGCAAAGAAGGTCCCGCTCGTCGAGAGCACGGGCAGCTCCTGGCTGGGCGGTTCGGGCATCTTCAAGGGAGGCTACGTGCTGGAGATCACGAGCGGCCTGGATGCCGAGCGGGAGGTCTCGGTGCGCGACCGTCTTCCGATTCCCGTGGACGAGAGGATCAAGCTGGAGGTCAAGAAAATGGACCCCGAGCCGACGGAGCGCGACGCCGAGAACCGCCTGACGTGGAAGCTGTCCCTAAAGCCCGGCGAGACCCGAAGGATCCTCGTGGAGTACTCCCTCACCTATCCCTCCGGCCAGAACCTGGAGTACCGATAG
- the infC gene encoding translation initiation factor IF-3, producing MFPRTDEDAPRVNEEISAPQVLLVDENGVKVGQIATAEALSMAEERHLDLVEVAPLAKPPVCRIMDYGKYRYQLQKKEKDARKKQKVQTLKEIKMRPKIDEHDFNFKVKAIKGFLEEGHRVKVSVFFRGREMAFLSRGEEVLNRVMAECGALGKSEGSPRMEGRYMRIMVTPVSQAAKPAAPKEGSAPKKEAGSPAPKPAGKEDPGKAAPEA from the coding sequence ATATTCCCCAGGACTGACGAGGATGCGCCGAGGGTCAACGAGGAGATCTCCGCGCCGCAGGTGTTGTTGGTGGACGAGAACGGGGTGAAGGTTGGCCAGATCGCTACGGCGGAGGCCCTTTCGATGGCGGAGGAGAGGCATCTGGACCTCGTCGAGGTCGCGCCCCTGGCCAAGCCGCCCGTCTGCCGGATCATGGATTACGGCAAGTACCGCTACCAGCTCCAGAAGAAGGAGAAGGACGCCCGCAAGAAGCAGAAGGTCCAGACCCTCAAGGAGATCAAGATGCGCCCCAAGATCGACGAGCACGACTTCAACTTCAAGGTCAAGGCGATCAAGGGCTTCCTCGAGGAAGGACATCGCGTGAAGGTCTCCGTCTTCTTCCGGGGCCGCGAAATGGCCTTCCTGTCCCGAGGCGAAGAGGTTCTGAACCGGGTGATGGCCGAATGCGGCGCCCTGGGCAAGAGCGAGGGCAGTCCGCGGATGGAGGGGCGCTACATGCGCATCATGGTCACCCCCGTGTCCCAGGCCGCGAAGCCGGCCGCGCCCAAGGAGGGGTCGGCCCCCAAGAAGGAGGCGGGCTCGCCCGCCCCGAAGCCGGCCGGGAAGGAAGATCCGGGGAAGGCCGCGCCGGAGGCGTAG
- the rpmI gene encoding 50S ribosomal protein L35 yields the protein MPKLKSHSGAKKRFSRTASGKLSYRKVGRSHIMVHKSPKRLRSLRKTGYVSDTLMDQMNRMLPYA from the coding sequence ATGCCCAAGTTGAAGTCGCACTCCGGTGCAAAGAAGAGGTTCAGCCGTACGGCATCCGGCAAGCTGTCCTACCGCAAGGTCGGCCGCTCTCACATCATGGTGCACAAGAGTCCCAAGCGGCTGCGCTCCCTGCGCAAGACGGGGTACGTCAGCGACACTCTGATGGACCAGATGAACAGGATGCTCCCCTACGCCTAG
- the rplT gene encoding 50S ribosomal protein L20 translates to MRVKGASTSNKKRKKLFSITKGYWGQHKNVFRRAKEAYLAALSRAYGDRKRKKRDYRRLWITRISAAVRSEGMSYSVFMNGLKKAGIVMNRKMLSELAIHDMEAFRSLLNQARAALN, encoded by the coding sequence ATGCGCGTCAAGGGTGCATCGACAAGCAATAAAAAGAGAAAGAAACTGTTTTCCATCACCAAGGGCTATTGGGGCCAGCACAAGAACGTCTTCCGCCGGGCCAAGGAGGCCTACCTCGCGGCGCTCTCCCGCGCCTACGGGGACCGCAAGCGCAAGAAGCGCGACTACCGCCGCCTGTGGATCACCCGCATCAGCGCGGCCGTCCGCTCCGAGGGGATGAGCTACAGCGTGTTCATGAACGGGCTGAAGAAGGCCGGGATCGTCATGAACCGCAAGATGCTCTCCGAGCTGGCCATCCACGACATGGAGGCGTTCCGCAGCCTTTTGAACCAGGCCCGGGCGGCCCTGAACTAG
- the pheS gene encoding phenylalanine--tRNA ligase subunit alpha, with protein MNALIEEMEKVRASFGEALSSVASTEALDELRVRNLGKKGGLTVLLKSLGKLSPEERPAAGERLNLLRDEMERSIEAKKRELRARENEAREAGERIDVTLPARGRTGGAFHPVSQTMHEIVEIMQGMGYSVALGPEKEEELYNFESLNMPSWHPARDMQDTFYFPDGSLLRTHTSPVQVRAMLQYGAPLRIVCPGKVYRRDNDPTHSPMFNQIEGLLIDKDVSFPVLKGTLRELMNAFFGRSLKNRFRASYFPFTEPSMELDIECVECGGANARCRVCKGTGWLEVCGMGMVHPSVVRAGGIDPERYNGFAFGMGLDRMAMLKYGINDLRLLFDGNVSYFLSGRDA; from the coding sequence TTGAACGCGTTGATTGAGGAAATGGAGAAGGTTCGGGCCTCCTTTGGCGAGGCCTTGTCGTCGGTTGCCTCGACGGAGGCGCTGGACGAGCTGCGGGTGCGGAACCTGGGGAAGAAGGGCGGCCTTACGGTGCTGCTGAAGTCCCTGGGCAAGCTGAGCCCCGAGGAGCGCCCGGCGGCCGGAGAACGGCTGAACCTGCTTCGCGACGAGATGGAGCGGTCCATAGAGGCGAAGAAACGGGAACTGCGCGCGCGGGAGAACGAGGCGCGCGAGGCGGGCGAGCGCATCGATGTGACGCTGCCCGCTCGGGGCCGGACGGGCGGGGCCTTTCATCCGGTCTCTCAGACGATGCACGAGATCGTGGAGATCATGCAGGGGATGGGGTACTCCGTCGCCCTGGGGCCGGAGAAGGAGGAGGAGCTCTACAACTTCGAGAGCCTGAACATGCCCTCCTGGCATCCGGCCCGGGACATGCAGGACACCTTCTACTTTCCGGACGGGAGCCTGCTGCGCACGCACACCTCTCCCGTGCAGGTCCGGGCGATGCTGCAGTACGGCGCCCCCTTGAGGATCGTCTGCCCCGGCAAGGTCTATCGGCGGGACAACGACCCCACGCACTCCCCCATGTTCAACCAGATCGAGGGGCTGCTGATCGACAAGGACGTGTCCTTCCCGGTCCTCAAGGGTACCCTGCGCGAGCTGATGAACGCCTTCTTCGGCCGGAGCCTGAAGAACCGCTTCCGCGCCAGCTACTTCCCCTTCACGGAGCCCTCCATGGAGCTGGACATCGAGTGCGTGGAGTGCGGCGGGGCGAACGCGCGCTGCCGCGTCTGCAAGGGGACCGGCTGGCTCGAGGTCTGCGGGATGGGGATGGTGCACCCGTCGGTCGTCCGGGCCGGGGGCATCGATCCGGAGAGGTACAACGGCTTCGCCTTCGGCATGGGGCTCGACCGCATGGCGATGCTGAAGTACGGCATCAACGACCTGCGCCTGCTGTTCGACGGGAACGTCTCCTACTTTCTTTCGGGGAGGGACGCTTAA